From Pseudomonas fluorescens:
GCAGGCGACTCAGTCTCACTGTGCGATTGAATCACCGGTGGTATTGGACATCGGCCAAGCCGACACCCGCCTGGTCGCCCGCCTCGCCGGCGACACCCACCTGCTCCTGGAAATCGGCGCGCCCGAACTGGACCTGGTGCTGCGCTTTCGCGGTCATGCCCTGATGCAAGCCTTGGAAGCCCGCGCACTGGCGGGTGTGATCGACCTGACCCCGGGCATCCGCTCGTTGCAGATCCACTACCAGCCGGAACAACTGCCCCTGGCCGACCTGCTGACACTGATCGGCCGCGAATGGACCGCGGTGTGCACCCGGCAAAACCTGCAAGTGCCGTCGCGCATCGTCCACCTGCCGCTGTCCTGGGACGACCCGGCGTGCCAGCTGGCCATCGACAAATACATGACCACTGTGCGCAAGGACGCGCCCTGGTGCCCGAGCAACCTGGAGTTCATCCGCCGCATCAACGACCTGGCCAACCTCGACGAGGTGCGCCACACCGTGTTCGATGCCAGCTACCTGGTGATGGGCCTGGGCGACGTCTACCTCGGCGCGCCGGTGGCTACGCCGCTGGACCCGCGCCACCGGCTGGTGACCACCAAGTACAACCCGGCCCGCACCTGGACCGCCGAAAATTCGGTGGGCATCGGCGGCGCGTATTTGTGCGTGTACGGCATGGAAGGCCCCGGCGGTTATCAGTTTGTCGGGCGCACGTTGCAGATGTGGAACCGTTATCGCGAAGTGGCGGCGTTTGACGGCAAACCCTGGCTGCTGCGCTTCTTCGATCAAATTCGGTTCTATCCCGTGAGCGCGGATGAGCTGGTGCGGATTCGCCGGGATTTCCCCCTGGGACGCTTCGAGCTGAGCATCGAACAAAGCACGCTGAACCTGGCGGATTACCAAGCGTTTCTCGCACGGGAAGCTGCCAGCATCGGCGCGTTTCGTGAGCACCAGCAGCACGCCTTCAATGCCGAACGCGAACGCTGGATTGCCAGCGGCCAGGCGCATTTCGACAGCGAGGAGCTCGCGGCGCCAGCGGCACAAGACACGCCGCTCAAGACCAATGAACACAGCATCGACAGCCCTATCGCCGGCAATCTCTGGCAGGTGCAGGTGAGCGTGGGCGCGCGGGTGGCGGCCGGTGATGTGTTGGTGATTCTGGAGTCGATGAAAATGGAGATCCCCGTGCTGGCGCCCTTTGCCGGAGCGGTGCGGGAAATCCCGGTGCAACCGGGCAGCGGCATTGGCGCCGGGCAACGGGTCGTGGTGCTGGAACGGGACTGACCGGCGCTGTATCGTGCAGGGACTTCCGAGACCCTGCCCCCACCGACCATGACCACGCCAACCCTTTGCCCCGCCTGTGGTGCCCGCAACGATTGCACCCTGGCCGACCCACGCACCGCCGACCAGCCTTGCTGGTGCTACAGCGTCACCATCGACCCGGCGGTGCTTGAAGCGCTGCCCGATGACGTGCGCAACCAGGCCTGCCTGTGCCCGCGCTGCGCTCAGGTGGATGAGCAGCTTCGCCATGCGCGTTGACCGTTTCCTCAGCAACCTGCCGCGTT
This genomic window contains:
- a CDS encoding cysteine-rich CWC family protein, coding for MTTPTLCPACGARNDCTLADPRTADQPCWCYSVTIDPAVLEALPDDVRNQACLCPRCAQVDEQLRHAR